One Pyrococcus furiosus DSM 3638 genomic window, TTCTTCCCCCTCCCTCTTCTCTTCCTCAACTTTTACCTTAACCCTAAGCTTGCTTGGGGGCTTCTCTATTCCCCTCTCCCAAATCTTCTCGTTAACTTTAGGATCAATTATAACCTCTTGAGCTTTTGCATGCCTTGCTACGAATTCTCTAACGAACTTCACTGCCCTCGGAGCCCTCTTCCACCTGGGAACTATCTTCTTTATTTTCTTTATCGGAACTGTGAATATTACTTCCTCCCCGGCCTTAATTGCCATTTTCATCACCTCACTCCTTTAGCTTAGTCCTCCTCCAGTATCTCCTCTTCGGGTGAGTTAGTACTCTCCTATTAGTCTTTACAATAACCCACACGGGAACTCTTCTGTTCTGCTTAAGGGCCTTAGCAAGCCTGAGCTTCTTTGCAAGGGGCTTGTTCCTCGCCATCTTAATCCCTCCCGTATGATTTTAATCAGAATGTCTGTTCACCTTAGCGGAAGGAAACTTAAAAGGATTTCGCATTAAGGTTAAAGTTTAAATGAAGTTTTATAGATTTGAAATAGGGTGGCACAAATGGGTGTCGAGAAAGTCCCAAAATACGACATTCCAGTTAAGAAAGTTGAGTACGTTTTTATAGAACTCGATAAGATGAAGCCCCACGAACAGTTAGTTCAAAGAGAGCTGGAAGACTTTATAGAGAGTGTCACTGGCTCTGGAATATTCTGGAAGCCAATGCTTCTAGCCAAAATCCCAGGAACTGATGAATATTTGATTGTAGATGGTCACCACCGTTGGGCAGGCCTACAAAAGCT contains:
- a CDS encoding 50S ribosomal protein L39e produces the protein MARNKPLAKKLRLAKALKQNRRVPVWVIVKTNRRVLTHPKRRYWRRTKLKE
- a CDS encoding 50S ribosomal protein L31e codes for the protein MAIKAGEEVIFTVPIKKIKKIVPRWKRAPRAVKFVREFVARHAKAQEVIIDPKVNEKIWERGIEKPPSKLRVKVKVEEEKREGEETVRIAYVTLA